A single window of Magnetococcus marinus MC-1 DNA harbors:
- a CDS encoding metallophosphoesterase family protein, with amino-acid sequence MSTLKRVAEMRTGTPAFGEQSLEEKYQQRIAEGDFAGLDEDPATAAAFDADHTVTIAVLGDLHGHIDLAYHLLRRWQVENKKIDHVLQVGDFGAFPDPSRADEETLSCAQTDPDELGFAAFMDGGNGSFMPYITSCKGRRYALDAPWWFIKGNHEDFQYLHGLNGDAGKPRPLGENGLFNYLPAGLYALKTKLGSMISMAALGGIAPATTNQNPCTKWYTENETQLLLKHEQPVEILLTHDSSPGVYYENAGSPAVERLVNHYAPAYHFFGHYHKSGQIFGASGQTKTIHLNEVNFYQKSGELRKGCMGILTWRGPNEHEFKMVKEAWMTGVTRENYRQVLAL; translated from the coding sequence ATGTCAACGCTAAAGAGGGTTGCAGAGATGCGCACAGGTACACCTGCCTTTGGGGAACAAAGTCTCGAAGAAAAATACCAACAGCGCATTGCGGAAGGAGATTTTGCCGGGTTAGACGAAGATCCCGCAACAGCTGCTGCGTTTGATGCCGACCACACCGTCACCATTGCGGTGCTGGGTGATCTGCACGGCCATATCGATCTGGCTTATCATCTTCTCCGGCGCTGGCAGGTGGAGAATAAAAAGATCGACCATGTCCTGCAAGTCGGTGACTTTGGGGCGTTTCCTGATCCATCACGCGCGGATGAAGAGACGCTAAGCTGTGCTCAAACCGACCCTGATGAGCTGGGATTTGCGGCGTTTATGGATGGGGGCAATGGCTCCTTTATGCCCTATATAACATCATGCAAAGGGAGACGTTATGCGCTTGATGCCCCTTGGTGGTTTATTAAGGGAAATCATGAAGACTTTCAATACCTGCACGGACTGAACGGTGACGCAGGTAAGCCGCGCCCTTTAGGGGAAAATGGGCTCTTTAACTATTTACCCGCAGGGCTATATGCGCTGAAAACAAAGTTGGGGAGCATGATCTCAATGGCGGCGCTGGGTGGCATAGCGCCTGCCACTACCAATCAAAACCCATGTACAAAGTGGTATACAGAGAACGAAACCCAGTTGCTGTTAAAACATGAGCAGCCTGTGGAGATCCTGCTTACCCATGATTCATCACCAGGCGTTTACTATGAAAACGCTGGCTCCCCCGCAGTGGAAAGGTTGGTGAATCATTATGCCCCGGCCTACCATTTTTTTGGCCACTATCATAAGTCTGGACAAATTTTTGGTGCAAGCGGGCAAACCAAAACGATCCATCTCAATGAGGTGAATTTTTACCAAAAATCAGGGGAGTTGAGAAAGGGTTGTATGGGCATCCTTACCTGGCGAGGGCCAAATGAACATGAATTTAAGATGGTAAAAGAAGCTTGGATGACAGGGGTAACACGGGAAAATTATCGACAGGTTTTAGCGCTGTGA
- a CDS encoding formylglycine-generating enzyme family protein, whose translation MRENETLYRKVSHEQKNPLQSTPKNLKILCGAACLSFHRAGSRLANRLGLYDMSGNVWEWVQDPYERSDSIRQFRGGSAYDASLLHCAYRSLTNVTDYRNRFVGLRLARVP comes from the coding sequence ATGAGGGAAAATGAGACCTTATATAGAAAAGTGTCCCATGAGCAGAAAAACCCCCTACAGTCTACGCCCAAGAATTTAAAGATCTTATGTGGAGCAGCCTGTTTGAGTTTTCATCGTGCGGGGAGCAGGTTGGCCAATAGGTTGGGTTTGTATGACATGAGCGGGAATGTATGGGAGTGGGTGCAGGATCCCTATGAGCGGAGTGACTCCATCCGTCAATTTCGCGGTGGTTCCGCCTACGACGCCTCGCTCCTGCATTGCGCTTATAGGTCCTTAACCAACGTCACGGACTACAGAAACCGCTTCGTCGGGTTGCGCCTCGCCAGGGTGCCGTAG
- a CDS encoding tetratricopeptide repeat protein, whose translation MAEIFAPIYREPRWDHVRTIGLQPKFTGCETVDEHHYKTALVPMAGPKLSLRERGGDLQALFADEAMIRRLFNHEVTSEKSAHTLIKIEHVQALLLGQCVEQKLFLKLVTTAHGDIVATVEIALGDAAEAEQRAAEQARVKEEEERLTRIRVKAQEAEQRAAEQARVKEEEERLTRIRVKAQEAEQRAEQARVKEEEERLARIRVKAQEAEQRAAEQARVKEEEERLIRIRVKAQEAEQRAEQAREHAKDAAKIALGDAAKLANPSVQFNLGVMYDKGQGVTKDAKEAVKWFRKSAEQGYAQAQHNLGVMYDKGEGVTKDAKEAVKWFRKSAEQGHAQAQHNLGVMYDKGQGVTKDAKEAVKWFRKSAEQGHAQAQHNLGVMYNNGEGVTKDAKEAVKWYRKAAEQGHARAQNNLGVMYNNGEGVTKDAKEAVKWYRKAAEQGQAEAQNDLGVMYDKGEGVTKDAKEAVKWYRKAAEQGHARAQNNLGVMYNNGEGVTKDAKEAVKWYRKAAEQGQAEAQHNLGFMYDKGEGVTKDAKEAVKWYRKAAEQGQAKAQHNLGVMYNNGEGVTKDAKEAVKWFRKSAEQGEAKAQHNLGVMYNNGEGVTKDAKEAVKWFRKSAEQGEAEAQNNLGFMYDNGEGVTKDAKEAVKWLRKAAEQGHANAQAFLGQSYDVGYGVTKDAKEAVKWYRKSAEQGQAEAQNNLGVMYDKGQGVTKDAKEAVKWYRKAAEQGDARAQFNLGDKYDKGEGVTKDAKEAVKWYRKAAEQGLTEASTRLKRLRFNVVGHENEGK comes from the coding sequence GTGGCTGAGATTTTTGCGCCGATTTACCGTGAACCGAGGTGGGATCACGTACGGACCATCGGATTGCAGCCAAAATTTACGGGTTGTGAGACGGTGGACGAACACCATTATAAGACGGCATTGGTGCCGATGGCTGGTCCTAAACTCTCGCTTCGCGAGCGGGGCGGGGATTTGCAGGCCCTTTTTGCGGATGAAGCCATGATTCGCCGTCTGTTTAATCATGAAGTAACATCCGAAAAGTCGGCGCATACCCTAATAAAAATAGAGCATGTACAAGCGCTTTTGCTTGGACAATGTGTGGAGCAGAAGCTTTTTTTAAAATTGGTCACAACGGCCCATGGAGATATTGTGGCAACCGTTGAGATAGCCCTGGGAGATGCAGCCGAAGCCGAGCAGCGTGCCGCCGAGCAGGCCAGAGTTAAAGAGGAGGAGGAGCGCCTAACCCGTATACGGGTCAAAGCGCAAGAGGCCGAGCAGCGTGCCGCCGAGCAGGCCAGAGTTAAAGAGGAGGAAGAGCGCCTAACCCGTATACGGGTCAAAGCGCAAGAGGCCGAGCAGCGTGCCGAGCAGGCCAGAGTTAAAGAGGAGGAGGAGCGCCTAGCCCGTATACGGGTCAAAGCGCAAGAGGCCGAGCAGCGTGCCGCCGAGCAGGCCAGAGTTAAAGAGGAGGAAGAGCGCCTAATCCGTATTCGGGTCAAAGCGCAAGAGGCCGAGCAGCGTGCCGAGCAGGCGCGTGAACATGCGAAGGATGCCGCTAAGATAGCCCTGGGGGATGCCGCCAAGCTGGCCAATCCCTCTGTTCAATTCAATCTTGGCGTTATGTATGACAAAGGACAGGGCGTCACGAAAGACGCCAAAGAGGCGGTGAAGTGGTTTAGGAAATCTGCTGAACAGGGGTATGCCCAAGCTCAACACAATCTTGGCGTTATGTATGACAAAGGAGAGGGCGTCACGAAAGACGCCAAAGAGGCGGTGAAGTGGTTTAGGAAATCTGCTGAACAGGGGCATGCCCAAGCTCAACACAATCTTGGCGTTATGTATGACAAAGGACAGGGCGTCACGAAAGACGCCAAAGAGGCGGTGAAGTGGTTTAGGAAATCTGCTGAACAGGGGCATGCCCAAGCTCAACACAATCTTGGCGTTATGTATAACAATGGAGAGGGCGTCACGAAAGACGCCAAAGAGGCGGTGAAGTGGTATCGGAAAGCGGCTGAACAGGGGCATGCCCGAGCTCAAAACAATCTTGGCGTTATGTATAACAATGGAGAGGGCGTCACGAAAGACGCCAAAGAGGCGGTGAAGTGGTATCGGAAAGCGGCTGAACAGGGGCAAGCTGAAGCTCAAAACGATCTTGGCGTTATGTATGACAAAGGAGAGGGCGTCACGAAAGACGCCAAAGAGGCGGTGAAGTGGTATCGGAAAGCGGCTGAACAGGGGCATGCCCGAGCTCAAAACAATCTTGGCGTTATGTATAACAATGGAGAGGGCGTCACGAAAGACGCCAAAGAGGCGGTGAAGTGGTATCGGAAAGCGGCTGAACAGGGGCAAGCTGAAGCTCAACACAATCTTGGCTTTATGTATGACAAAGGAGAGGGCGTCACGAAAGACGCCAAAGAGGCGGTGAAGTGGTATCGGAAAGCGGCTGAACAGGGGCAAGCTAAAGCTCAACACAATCTTGGCGTTATGTATAACAATGGAGAGGGCGTCACGAAAGACGCCAAAGAGGCGGTGAAGTGGTTTAGGAAATCTGCTGAACAGGGGGAAGCTAAAGCTCAACACAATCTTGGCGTTATGTATAACAATGGAGAGGGCGTCACGAAAGACGCCAAAGAGGCGGTGAAGTGGTTTAGGAAATCTGCTGAACAGGGGGAAGCTGAAGCTCAAAACAATCTTGGCTTTATGTATGACAATGGAGAGGGCGTCACGAAAGACGCCAAAGAGGCGGTGAAGTGGCTTAGGAAAGCGGCTGAACAGGGGCACGCTAACGCTCAAGCCTTTCTTGGACAAAGCTATGATGTAGGATATGGAGTCACGAAAGACGCCAAAGAGGCGGTGAAGTGGTATAGGAAATCTGCTGAACAGGGGCAAGCTGAAGCTCAAAACAATCTTGGCGTTATGTATGACAAAGGACAGGGCGTCACGAAAGACGCCAAAGAGGCGGTGAAGTGGTATCGGAAAGCTGCTGAACAGGGAGATGCTCGAGCTCAATTCAATCTTGGAGATAAGTATGACAAAGGAGAGGGCGTCACGAAAGACGCCAAAGAGGCGGTGAAGTGGTATCGGAAAGCGGCTGAACAGGGCTTAACGGAAGCAAGTACCAGGCTGAAGCGGCTACGCTTTAACGTTGTTGGACACGAAAATGAGGGAAAATGA